Proteins encoded by one window of Arachis ipaensis cultivar K30076 chromosome B04, Araip1.1, whole genome shotgun sequence:
- the LOC107636494 gene encoding uncharacterized protein LOC107636494, which translates to MKLLIHVRIAAPAPAPTSGAPHSLPSSSSFYIAATLAIAATLFLVMDKSWMLKLRTSKKYLDGLDEFLDFVFHNAAEGTQILCSCKNCKNYAWGNREDVYEHLVCDGFDKGYSKWIFHGECGSSKSAEKDGSKIRDNMDKLLEETFMMSRQFETSQFDDALDADENEEEPDEETKKFYKLIHDAHQELYPSCKDFTKLSTIVHLLHVKTFIVGATYHLLQLLNELLPEGSCLLSTYEECKYIIKDIDFSYEKIDACPNGYILYWKKFKEYTTCPKCGASRYKMKKVQTAKRKVSCKVTSRSIPAKILRNIDIYLQPLIDELKELWENGFETYDASSGKLFRVHAALLWTISDLPGYSMLSGWRTSGKLACPVCNYEKCSRFLKHSKKTCYMGHRRFLASKHRLLKDKSFDGMKELRTAPGTLSGPDILEKLGNMEIPFGKTIKRRRNDDDPWTKKSIFFELPYWSTNLLRHNLDVMHIEKNICENIVGTLLNLEGKSKDHLKVRLDLVDMEIRHELHPKNIGLNKTFLPPAHFTMSSKEKCVFCCILKNVKLPKGLEWLDKSGGEAFNWEKT; encoded by the exons ATGAAGCTACTCATCCATGTTAGAATTGCTGCTCCTGCACCTGCTCCTACTTCCGGTGCTCCTCATTCTTTGCCGTCATCGTCGTCATTTTACATTGCTGCAACTCTTGCCATTGCTGCCACTTTATTT TTAGTCATGGATAAGAGTTGGATGCTCAAACTGCGAACTTCTAAGAAGTACTTAGATGGGTTAGATGAGTTTCTTGATTTTGTGTTTCATAATGCAGCTGAAGGAACTCAAATTCTATGCTCTTGTAAGAATTGTAAAAATTATGCTTGGGGAAATCGAGAGGATGTTTACGAGCATTTAGTTTGTGATGGGTTTGATAAGGGATACAGTAAGTGGATATTTCACGGAGAATGTGGATCTTCAAAATCTGCTGAGAAGGATGGATCTAAAATACGAGATAACATGGATAAATTATTGGAAGAGACCTTCATGATGTCGAGGCAATTTGAAACGAGTCAATTTGATGATGCATTGGATGCGGATGAAAATGAAGAAGAGCCTGATGAAGAAACTAAGAAGTTTTACAAGTTGATACATGATGCTCATCAAGAATTATATCCAAGCTGTAAAGATTTTACAAAGTTATCAACTATTGTTCATTTGCTCCACGTAAAGACCTTCATAGTTGGAGCAACGTATCATTTACTACAATTACTCAATGAATTACTTCCCGAAGGCTCGTGTCTACTATCAACATATGAAGAATGCAAGTACATCATCAAGGACATAGATTTCAGTTATGAAAAAATTGACGCTTGTCCAAATGGCTATATCTTATACTGGAAAAAGTTCAAGGAATACACTACTTGTCCAAAGTGTGGTGCTTCTAGGTATAAAATGAAAAAGGTCCAAACTGCTAAAAGAAAAGTTTCTTGCAAGGTAACTTCTCGATCAATTCCAGCAAAGATTTTGAG AAATATTGACATATATTTACAACCTTTAATTGATGAGTTAAAAGAGTTGTGGGAGAATGGCTTTGAGACATATGATGCTTCTAGTGGGAAGTTATTTCGTGTACATGCTGCCTTGCTTTGGACTATAAGCGATTTGCCTGGTTACTCTATGTTATCTGGTTGGCGTACAAGTGGAAAATTGGCATGTCCTGTTTGTAATTATGAAAAATGCTCTAGATTCTTGAAACATAGTAAAAAAACTTGTTACATGGGTCATCGAAGATTTTTAGCATCAAAGCATCGGTTGTTAAAGGACAAGAGTTTCGACGGTATGAAAGAGCTAAGAACAGCACCTGGGACACTATCAGGGCCtgatatattagaaaaattaggcAACATGGAGATTCCGTTTGGGAAGACTATAAAGAGGAGAAGAAATGATGATGATCCCTGGACTAAGAAAAGCATATTTTTTGAGTTACCATATTGGAGTACTAATTTGCTTCGTCACAATTTGGATGTAATGCACATTGAAAAGAATATTTGTGAAAATATTGTTGGAACATTACTGAATTTAGAAGGAAAATCAAAAGATCATCTCAAAGTAAGGCTTGACTTGGTAGATATGGAGATACGACATGAACTTCATCCAAAAAATATAGGACTAAATAAGACATTTTTGCCACCAGCACATTTCACAATGTCTTCAAAGGAAAAATGTGTCTTTTGTTGTATTTTGAAAAATGTGAAGCTTCCTAAAGG gttggaatggcttgataagagtggaggAGAAGCATtcaattgggagaaaacatga